The proteins below are encoded in one region of Candidatus Berkelbacteria bacterium:
- a CDS encoding phosphatase PAP2 family protein — protein MRGIKFNQPLFYIPILLLASAGILNFASSAFIATYFPYRQPLDDLLFILLPYVSWTQYWTDLANLFGIALIFFYMLRGRVNKLPFYITIFTVGYLMRALITPLTPLGGPLGNGASYGLTTIEQNGQFPSGHVMILMIAYLLVDGKSEPVIKFLLLASLLIEIVTLLLSNGHYSIDVIGGLLVGYVAYHETKKYEPQLILRS, from the coding sequence ATGCGTGGGATCAAATTCAATCAGCCTTTGTTCTATATCCCAATTCTCTTACTTGCGAGCGCAGGGATATTAAATTTCGCAAGCAGTGCATTTATTGCGACTTATTTTCCTTACCGCCAACCGCTAGATGATCTCCTATTCATCCTCCTGCCCTACGTGTCGTGGACACAATACTGGACAGATCTTGCCAATCTCTTTGGCATTGCGCTAATTTTTTTCTATATGCTTAGAGGGCGTGTTAATAAACTACCGTTTTACATTACAATTTTCACTGTTGGGTACTTGATGCGAGCGCTAATCACGCCGCTGACACCGCTTGGCGGACCACTTGGGAATGGCGCGAGTTATGGTCTGACAACTATTGAGCAAAATGGTCAATTCCCGTCTGGGCACGTGATGATACTCATGATTGCCTACCTACTCGTGGATGGAAAATCTGAACCAGTAATTAAGTTCTTATTACTTGCAAGTTTACTCATTGAAATTGTTACCCTGCTTCTTTCAAACGGACACTATTCCATCGACGTCATCGGTGGCTTGCTGGTTGGCTATGTAGCCTATCATGAGACAAAAAAATATGAGCCTCAACTCATTTTACGTTCGTAG